A region of Oxyura jamaicensis isolate SHBP4307 breed ruddy duck chromosome 5, BPBGC_Ojam_1.0, whole genome shotgun sequence DNA encodes the following proteins:
- the RAPSN gene encoding 43 kDa receptor-associated protein of the synapse, giving the protein MRLFNAWEMGQDQTKQQIEKGLHLYQSNQTEKALQVWMRVLEKSADPAGRFRVLGCLITAHAEMGRYKDMLKFAVVQIDTARELEDPDYLTEGYLNLARSNEKLCEFQKTISYCKTCLNMQGTTVSLQLNGQVSLSMGNAFLGLSVFQKALECFEKALRYAHNNDDKMLECRVCCSLGNFYAQIKDYEKALFFPCKAAELVNDYGTGWSLKYRAMSQYHMAVAYRKLGRLADAMDCCEESMKIALQHGDRPLQALCLLCFADIHLSRKDVQTAFPRYDSAMSIMTEIGNRLGQIQVLLGVAKCWMIQKELDKALESIEKAQELAEGLGNKLGLLKLHCLCERIYRTKGQQRELRDHVVKFHECVEEMELYCGMCGESIGEKNNQLQALPCSHFFHLKCLQTNGTRGCPNCRRLSVKPGYV; this is encoded by the exons ATGAGGCTTTTTAATGCATGGGAGATGGGTCAGGACCAGACAAAGcaacaaatagaaaaaggaCTCCATCTTTACCAGTCTAATCAGACCGAAAAGGCCCTGCAAGTCTGGATGAGGGTTTTGGAGAAGTCTGCGGATCCTGCTGGCAGGTTTCGGGTTTTGGGTTGCCTCATCACTGCTCATGCAGAGATGGGCAGATACAAAGATATGCTGAAG TTTGCAGTGGTACAGATTGACACAGCACGGGAGCTGGAAGACCCGGATTACCTTACAGAGGGCTACCTAAACCTGGCTCGCAGCAATGAGAAACTCTGTGAATTCCAGAAAACGATATCTTACTGTAAGACATGCTTGAACATGCAGGGTACCACTGTGAGCCTGCAGCTGAATGGCCAGGTGAGCCTCAGCATGGGCAATGCATTCCTGGGCCTCAGTGTTTTCCAGAAGGCTTTGGAATGCTTTGAAAAAGCTTTACGCTATGCACACAACAACGACGACAAGATGCTGGAGTGTCGAGTCTGCTGCAGCCTTGGGAACTTCTATGCCCAGATAAAG GATTACGAGAAAGCTTTATTCTTCCCATGTAAAGCAGCGGAGCTGGTGAATGATTACGGGACAGGCTGGAGCTTGAAGTACCGTGCAATGAGCCAGTACCACATGGCAGTGGCCTATCGGAAGCTGGGGCGCTTAGCAGACGCCATGGACTGCTGTGAG GAGTCCATGAAGATTGCCCTCCAGCATGGTGACCGGCCTCTGCAAGCACTGtgtctgctgtgctttgctgatATCCATCTCAGTCGCAAAGATGTGCAG ACAGCCTTTCCTCGGTATGATTCTGCCATGAGCATCATGACAGAGATTGGAAACCGCCTGGGACAGATCCAGGTGCTGCTAGGAGTGGCTAAGTGCTGGATGATCCAGAAGGAGCTGGACAAG GCTCTGGAAAGCATTGAAAAGGcgcaggagctggcagagggacTAGGGAACAAG CTTGGCCTGCTGAAGCTCCACTGCCTATGTGAAAGGATCTATCGCACAAAGGGGCAGCAGCGAGAATTGCGTGACCATGTCGTGAAGTTCCATGAATGCGTGGAGGAGATGGAGCTGTACTGTGGCATGTGTGGAGAGTCTATTGGGGAGAAGAACAACCAGCTCCAGGCCCTGCCTTGCTCCCACTTCTTCCACTTGAA GTGTCTGCAGACCAACGGGACCCGCGGCTGCCCCAACTGCCGCCGCCTCTCGGTGAAGCCCGGCTACGTCTGA